The genomic DNA CCCTCCCGGCCAGCCAAGCGGCGTGCCGCTCGGCGGTGTATTCGGGCAGCGGCAGACGGGCCGCCAGACGGTTGCCCAGCGTGCGCCAGTACGCGGGCGACACGTCGATTGCGGCGATGCCTTGCCCTTCGATGCCGTCGATGCGTTCCAGCACGGTACGCACCGCGTTTTCGCCTTCGGCGTGCAGCAGCAGGCGTGCGCCCGGTCGCACGCCGGGAATGCGCTGCATGTCGTCCAGCGGCGTGGCGGCTTGCATCACCATGAGCTGCCAGCGGATCGTGCCGTAGTCGTTTGCTTCCCAGCGCACGCGGCAGAACATTGCACGCGGCAGGAACACCGCGCAGCGCCGCCAGCGGTCGAGCCGCAGCGTGCGCGTCGGTTCGCCGAAACGCAGGTAGAGCTTGAAGCGCGGCTCGATGTAGGCGAGTGATACGCGGGTCAGCGGCACGTTGCCAGCCTGGCCGGCGAGCGTCGAAAGCGAAGGCGGCGGCGCAGCAGCCGGTGCAGCTGTTGCCGCGTGAGCGGCAGGCAAGGCGGATACGTTCATGGCAGGTTCTCCGTGCGCTTGTCGGGGAACTCCCGCTCCAGCAGGCCGCGCAGCAGTTCGGCCACGGTCACGCCCTGGCCGAAGGCGGCGATCTTGATGCGCGCGCGCAGCGCAGGCGTCACGTCGAGCGTCAGGCGTGCGGTGTAGACGTCGCCTTTGTTGAGCGCATCGGCATCGCCCTGGCGAATCCACGCCTCGGCGTGCGGATTCGCGGGCGGACGTGCGCCGATGCCGACGCGCTTACTGCGCGGGCTGCTCATGTCGGCCACCGCAGCAGTTCATCGGTGAGCAAGGCGATCTCGCGTGCGGCGGCGCTGTCGGGCGCCGTCTCGCGGGCGAGCCGGCCAGCGGCCACGCTGTCGGCGAAGACGATGCGCTGGCGCACCTCGGCGCGCAGCGCCGGCAGCGGCTGTTCGGCCAGCGATTGCCGTGCTTCTCTGCCGATGATGGTGGTACTGACGCGCCGATTGATGACGAAGGCCGCGCGCAGCGCAGGCCGGAACACCTGTGCCTCGCGGATCAGCGCCACCATCTCGGCGCTGGCCCAAAGGTCATACGGGCTGGGCTGCACGGGAATCAGCACGCGCTCGGCCGCCAGCAGCGCAGAACGCGCTAGGGCGGCGATGCGCGGCGGGCCGTCGATGATGACGTGATCGGCGCGGCGGGCCAGCTCCGGCGCTTCCTGATGCAGCGTCTCGCGGGCGAGGCCCACGGCGCTGAACAGCCGTGGCAAGCCCTGCTGGCTTCTGCGTTGCGTCCAGTCCAGCGAGGAACCCTGCGGATCGGCGTCCAGCAGGATGACGTGCAGACCGCGCATCGCCAGTTCGCCCGCGATGTGGGTGGCGAGCGTGGTTTTGCCGACGCCGCCTTTCTGGTTGAGAAACGCGACGATCATGGCCTGGCCCTCCCTGCTGGAAAGCCGGCCTGGCCGTGCCGTTTTGCGGTTGTCCACCGAAACGGCGCGCTTCTACTAAAAGTTAGAGATTTATAGTTAGGTAAGTTAGAGGAGTGGAAAACCCGCGCCGTTACTGGCTTTGCGGCGTTTTCGTACTCCTGATAGCACGAGGGTCGTACTCCCGATAGCACGATACGCCGTACTCCTGATAGCACGAGGCCGTCCACACCTTTTCCCGCAGTTATCCCCGTGCCGTGGACGGCACGGGCCGGAAGGTCAGCAGTTCCAGCTTTTCGTCCGGCATCGGCTCGATGCCCAGGACGTAGCCGGGCAGCGACTGCCGCGCGACCAGCACGCGTAGGTCGTAGGCGAAGTCCGAGAAGCGCGCCGCGCTGCCGGATTTGCGGTGCAAGTGCCGGAAGTCGAATTGCCAGCCGTGTTCCTGCCGCCCGCCGTGCTTGCGCACCAGGCGGTACAGCCAGCGTTCGATGCCGCCCTTCAAGCGGAAATAGGCCGGGTCGATGGTCAGCACCAGGGCGGCATCGAGCACGCCGGCATAGAACCAGTCCGGCAGGATCAGCTCGATGCCCAGCGGCGTGCCGCTGGCGTCGGCCAGCTCGCGCCATTCGTTCACCCACGAAAAGCGGTGCAGGCGCCGCCCGGTGGTTTCGCGGATGGAAGTCGCCACGCTGGTCGATTGCAGCCGGTCGAGCGCAGCTTTCAGGCGCTGGTAGTCGTTGAGGGACGTGCCGCGCCCGATGAAGCGCAGGATTTCGTATGGGGTGGCGTGTATCAAGCGCGACGGGCGAATGCCTGCGTCGCGTGCCTCCACGATCTGCGAGGCCGCCCAAATCAGCACGTCGGCATCCCATATCGTGGCGATGCCGTGCTCGGCCGTGCCTTCCACGCGGATGGAGATGTTCCCGCTGCGGAAGTCGATCGGCGCCGTGCGCCGCGACTTCGCCAGCGAGAAGAACGGAAAGGCC from Orrella dioscoreae includes the following:
- a CDS encoding replication initiator protein A, which codes for MSSPSLPPGQRSQQREQLDLFRALPGDGMAPRDSQDLMAFPFFSLAKSRRTAPIDFRSGNISIRVEGTAEHGIATIWDADVLIWAASQIVEARDAGIRPSRLIHATPYEILRFIGRGTSLNDYQRLKAALDRLQSTSVATSIRETTGRRLHRFSWVNEWRELADASGTPLGIELILPDWFYAGVLDAALVLTIDPAYFRLKGGIERWLYRLVRKHGGRQEHGWQFDFRHLHRKSGSAARFSDFAYDLRVLVARQSLPGYVLGIEPMPDEKLELLTFRPVPSTARG
- the parA gene encoding ParA family partition ATPase, which codes for MIVAFLNQKGGVGKTTLATHIAGELAMRGLHVILLDADPQGSSLDWTQRRSQQGLPRLFSAVGLARETLHQEAPELARRADHVIIDGPPRIAALARSALLAAERVLIPVQPSPYDLWASAEMVALIREAQVFRPALRAAFVINRRVSTTIIGREARQSLAEQPLPALRAEVRQRIVFADSVAAGRLARETAPDSAAAREIALLTDELLRWPT
- a CDS encoding chromosome partitioning protein ParB, whose protein sequence is MSSPRSKRVGIGARPPANPHAEAWIRQGDADALNKGDVYTARLTLDVTPALRARIKIAAFGQGVTVAELLRGLLEREFPDKRTENLP
- a CDS encoding DUF2840 domain-containing protein, which codes for MNVSALPAAHAATAAPAAAPPPSLSTLAGQAGNVPLTRVSLAYIEPRFKLYLRFGEPTRTLRLDRWRRCAVFLPRAMFCRVRWEANDYGTIRWQLMVMQAATPLDDMQRIPGVRPGARLLLHAEGENAVRTVLERIDGIEGQGIAAIDVSPAYWRTLGNRLAARLPLPEYTAERHAAWLAGRAMP